GTTCGACCGCCAAGTTTTTGCTGATTGGCGCCGGCCAGTTGCATCCCCATGTTGACCATGCAATAGGGCACTCGCGTCACATCGGTCAGCGCGTACGGCTCCCAATAACCAATGTTTAGCCCAATTTGCATGAAAATCGGCGGCGGTTTTGGACAAAAAGAGATCGGCATTGTGGGGTTGTTGGTGTCAGGGTAAATGGACGGAATGAGGGGTACAGAGCCCAGCGTCATCGGAAATAGGCAGCTCCAACACACGTCGGTGATGGGGTTGATAAATCGGCTGACGCACGCGGGCCCTCCGGCCTTCGCGGTCGAACTGACCAACAAGGCGCCGCACAGGGCCAGTAACCCGAGGAAAGACGATATTTTCATGGTTGCGCTCCCACCACAATGTGTTGCACATCAAACTCTTGAACGCGCCATGCGTGCCCCGACTGCTCGACAAGACTGGGCACCGCTTGGATGTGAAGCCGGTCGCTGAGCGTCCCTTGTTGGTCGAAGTACATGCGGGTATTGAATCGTTTAGCGGCTTGATTAGGGCTACCACCGGTTAAAATGTAGCGAAGGGGTTTGGCGTGCTCTAGGTTGGTCACGAACTCGACTTGCTTGGCATCACGCGCATCAAAAAAAACCAGCACGTTTGAATACTCAAACTGCGGTAATTTTGCGCCCGTTGGCCAAGTGCGGGTATCAAAGGGATTCACTCGCGTCCCCGCTTTGGCAAAGACTCGCCCCTGGGCGTCGGTTAAATCCTTGGGCACCGTGATGCTGGGATCCACCAAAAACGTTTTGGGGGTGGTCGTGGTCGATAAGGAAAGCGGCGGCGGCGTTTCCACGCTTTGTTTCACTTGCTCAGCAAACTCGGTTTGCATTTGCTCAAGTTTGCCCGTTGCCTCGAAGTGTTTAAGCCGCACCTCTATCCACGTCAGCATGTCGATTTCGCCAATCGGGAACGTCGGTCCCATTCGACCTAAGTCCTTCGCCACCGCCCCTAACGAAAGCAGCAGGGCGAAGACCATCATCAGGTGTCGCATACTGACTCCTACGGCTCATAGCGCTCAACAATGGCACGTTGGATGTGCGCGGTGATGTCCGGTGTGCCGCCGACGACCGCGGCGCTGACCAACACCACTTGCCCTTGCTCAGTGGCGTAACGCGCCACTTCTTCGTTCATGACGTGGGCAAAGTGCGCCAATTTATCCGTTTGCTCCGGCAGAGAAAGGGGGGATTTCAGCAATTCTTTATGGTATTGGTCGAGGGTGCTTTTTACGTCCATGCTGACTAAGGGAGGCGGCGACTCCAGCGCTAAGGTGGTCACCACCGAGGAGGCAATACTCACGCACGCCACTATAAATAGGCCATGTAAATCAAACGTCATGGGAAACCCCTTGTGCTTTTTGTTGAAGCGCTTGCTGATAGTCGGCGATTTCTTGACCGTAGAAATGTTGCGCGGTCGCGTCTATCGCTTCGATACTCGGCATGCCTTGTTTCACTAAGTTTTCGCAGTATTCAAATTCGGTCGCTTCGGTGCTGTAGCACGCTCGCGTAAACGGATCGGAAAACACGCGGTGATAGGTGGTGTGGCCACCGGCTTTGATGCGCACGCAGCTGTACCCAGCGTCCCCAGCCCGTGGGAAACTTTTGATGATCCCTTGCTCCATTTCGTTGAACGCCTTGGGGTTGTCTTGCAAAAACTTTTCAAAGCCTTCGCCTTGGCGCAGCGTAATGTGAATGTCGGAATTATCGTAAGAGGCGCGCGCTTCTTCGTTCACAAAAAAGTCCCCAATACCTTGGGTCACCGTACAAAATGATCCCCCAAATTTACGCGCGGTTCGATAGCCGGTGTTAATGAAACTGCGCGTCTGGGCGTTGGTGCCTGACATCAAGCTCCACGCCTCTTCGATGATGCACATTTTGGGGGTTGAGCGAGAGCCTGAGAGGTACATTTGCTGGTTGATGGACACAATCAGCGCAAACACCACCGGACGCAGCACATCTTCAGGGAACCCTTCAAGCTCTAGGGTGGTGATATCCACCGTGGGGTCGAGCATTGAAGGTTTATTGAACGTGTCGCCATAAATGCCCTTTGCGCAATATTTATTCAGTTGTACGGCGATGTCTCGAATACGGCGATCGTGGCCATGCTCATCGGCCAACGTAAACAACTGCGCTTGGACGTCATCCACAATCGTTATGGTGCCATTGTCCTCCCACGCCCGTAAAATGGCGTCACCCAACACCGCCATCTGATAGCCTTCCAATTCAGCATGAGGCGACGCGATGGTCGCGAACAAGGCGGTGATGTTGCTGAGCGCTTCTTTCATCGGATCGACGTTCTCTCCGTCGACCGGCTCGTGATGCGCGCTGTTTTTGACTTGTTCTAGATGGGTAAACGGATTTAGGAAAATATTGGTGTGATTGAGGTAGGTGCCCCCGAGCATCAGGGTGAGCTTTTTGTAACTGTCCCCTTTATCGAGGATCCAACACTTCCCCCCTTTGGCGTAGACGCTGCGCACCAAGCCCTGGGTAAAAAAGCTTTTTCCCGCCCCCGAGCCGCCGGTTAAGGCGATGTTTTTGTTGTCACTGCCACAATGAAAGGGATCAAAAAACGAGATTTGCCCACGCATCGTCGGCAGCAACATGCCACTGACCAGGCGTTTAAAATCGAGCACCATCGGAAAGAAATTGACCACGTTGGCACTTTTTAACGTGCGAACGCGACCCGCTCGGCCACAATCCTCCCACACGCCTTCGCTCATTAAAAACGG
The DNA window shown above is from Vibrio echinoideorum and carries:
- the traC gene encoding type IV secretion system protein TraC, with the translated sequence MLSQLLKRKPSLGLGGLVADANQHQNHFHHELPYRDFDAQTQLFHNRKSYGFALKLTVLGGANDELVMSLNKMVMDFPQGDKWDYQLSMFGHNRVAHYLEANGDIMAKRGGICQRLAEEEVRYAGFSAAKGFFHRQRHKFDLRDYDAYFFVSTKEKKTDKLDDVRAAMETALLQLGVETARVDPKGLITFAGDLLNFDAKQDRPIERDYNPFDPINRQVLSPDTEMIIKRDHIATRHTNPFGQETRGRTVCMGLSRAPTDFRLYAMPEAFASIRNVSRMLTCPHVLSLSFRHNVTGNFEHENNKKINDLTKTLKSPMAMFSPTAGEELEERTALQKGLADKATSVCSMVLNLTLFTHKAQQRHDVQSAKEAFSATGLDIKEQIMMQSQSVLSALPFLMSEGVWEDCGRAGRVRTLKSANVVNFFPMVLDFKRLVSGMLLPTMRGQISFFDPFHCGSDNKNIALTGGSGAGKSFFTQGLVRSVYAKGGKCWILDKGDSYKKLTLMLGGTYLNHTNIFLNPFTHLEQVKNSAHHEPVDGENVDPMKEALSNITALFATIASPHAELEGYQMAVLGDAILRAWEDNGTITIVDDVQAQLFTLADEHGHDRRIRDIAVQLNKYCAKGIYGDTFNKPSMLDPTVDITTLELEGFPEDVLRPVVFALIVSINQQMYLSGSRSTPKMCIIEEAWSLMSGTNAQTRSFINTGYRTARKFGGSFCTVTQGIGDFFVNEEARASYDNSDIHITLRQGEGFEKFLQDNPKAFNEMEQGIIKSFPRAGDAGYSCVRIKAGGHTTYHRVFSDPFTRACYSTEATEFEYCENLVKQGMPSIEAIDATAQHFYGQEIADYQQALQQKAQGVSHDV
- the traW gene encoding type-F conjugative transfer system protein TraW, producing MRHLMMVFALLLSLGAVAKDLGRMGPTFPIGEIDMLTWIEVRLKHFEATGKLEQMQTEFAEQVKQSVETPPPLSLSTTTTPKTFLVDPSITVPKDLTDAQGRVFAKAGTRVNPFDTRTWPTGAKLPQFEYSNVLVFFDARDAKQVEFVTNLEHAKPLRYILTGGSPNQAAKRFNTRMYFDQQGTLSDRLHIQAVPSLVEQSGHAWRVQEFDVQHIVVGAQP
- a CDS encoding TrbI F-type domain-containing protein encodes the protein MTFDLHGLFIVACVSIASSVVTTLALESPPPLVSMDVKSTLDQYHKELLKSPLSLPEQTDKLAHFAHVMNEEVARYATEQGQVVLVSAAVVGGTPDITAHIQRAIVERYEP